In the genome of Spirochaetia bacterium, one region contains:
- a CDS encoding NAD-dependent protein deacylase, protein MKDFDTDIGQLEQLLEKSHSTVVFTGAGISTMSGIPDFRGAHGVYTDPWHGMQVEQVLDISFFHTHPEIFYAWAKDVWYHLEDYQPNIVHTVLAKLENKGYVQGIFTQNIDMLHTRAGSKKVYEVHGSARHHACTNCGKYYSYAQVAPIVREGKVPRCEACGGVIKPDIVLYGEALDSSILTRAYEMFSACDLCLILGSSMTVQPAASFPSYVRHGKIVIVNAQPTYYDRVAALRFTDLVEVFDKLDTFAEKLTPKKQLED, encoded by the coding sequence TTGAAAGACTTTGATACCGATATAGGACAATTGGAGCAATTACTTGAAAAAAGTCATTCTACTGTAGTCTTTACAGGTGCAGGAATATCGACGATGAGCGGTATTCCTGATTTTCGAGGTGCCCATGGTGTCTATACGGATCCTTGGCATGGAATGCAGGTTGAACAGGTACTTGATATCTCCTTCTTCCATACTCATCCGGAGATTTTCTATGCATGGGCAAAGGATGTATGGTACCACCTGGAAGATTATCAGCCGAACATTGTGCATACAGTGTTGGCAAAGCTCGAAAACAAAGGCTATGTACAGGGTATATTTACCCAGAACATCGACATGCTGCACACAAGGGCAGGTTCAAAGAAAGTCTATGAAGTCCATGGTAGTGCCCGTCACCATGCCTGTACCAACTGTGGCAAATACTACTCATATGCACAGGTTGCACCGATTGTACGGGAAGGAAAGGTCCCGAGGTGCGAAGCCTGCGGCGGAGTCATAAAACCAGACATCGTCTTATATGGGGAAGCACTTGACAGTTCAATTTTGACTCGTGCCTATGAAATGTTCTCTGCCTGTGACCTTTGCCTGATCCTCGGCTCTTCCATGACCGTACAGCCTGCTGCATCGTTTCCCTCTTATGTCCGCCATGGAAAGATCGTGATTGTCAATGCCCAACCGACATATTATGATCGGGTGGCAGCACTCCGTTTTACCGATCTCGTTGAAGTCTTTGACAAACTTGACACCTTTGCCGAAAAACTTACACCGAAGAAACAACTGGAGGATTGA